A single Mustelus asterias chromosome 4, sMusAst1.hap1.1, whole genome shotgun sequence DNA region contains:
- the LOC144493027 gene encoding septin-6 isoform X9, with protein MDTLFNTRFEGDPAAHNQPGVHIKSNNYELQESNVRLKLSIVNSVGFGDQINKEESYKSIVEFIDAQFEAYLQEELKIKRTLHNYHDSRIHVCLYFIAPTGHSLKSLDLVTMKKLDSKVNIIPIIAKADSISKNELQKFKIKIMSELVSNGVQIYQFPTDDETVAEINGTMNAHLPFAVVGSTEEIKIGNKMMKARQYPWGTVQVENENHCDFVKLREMLIRVNMEDLREQTHTRHYELYRRCKLEEMGFKDTDPDNKPFSLQETYEAKRNEFLGELQKKEEEMRQMFVMRVKEKESELKEAEKELHDKFDRLKKLHQDEKKKLEDKKKSLDDEINAFKQRKTAAELLQSQAQQSGSQQTLKREKERKN; from the exons ATGGACACCCTGTTCAACACCAGGTTCGAAGGTGATCCAGCAGCTCACAATCAGCCAGGAGTCCACATAAAGTCCAACAACTATGAACTACAGGAAAGTAATGTCCGCCTGAAGCTGTCCATCGTAAACAGTGTGGGATTTGGGGACCAGATTAACAAGGAAGAAAG CTACAAGTCTATCGTCGAGTTTATCGATGCTCAGTTTGAAGCCTACCTGCAGGAAGAGCTGAAGATCAAACGCACGCTGCACAACTACCATGACAGTCGGATCCACGTCTGCCTGTACTTCATCGCTCCCACCGGCCATTCTTTAAAGTCTCTTGATTTGGTGACCATGAAAAAATTGGACAGTAAG GTCAATATAATCCCAATCATTGCCAAAGCAGATTCCATCTCCAAGAATGAGCTCCAGAAATTCAAGATCAAGATAATGAGTGAATTGGTGAGCAATGGAGTGCAGATTTACCAGTTCCCAACAGACGATGAGACAGTAGCAGAGATAAATGGAACAATGAAT GCACACTTGCCGTTTGCTGTAGTTGGGAGCACAGAGGAAATCAAGATTGGGAACAAGATGATGAAGGCACGTCAGTACCCCTGGGGCACTGTGCAGG TGGAAAATGAAAACCACTGTGACTTTGTGAAGCTAAGGGAGATGCTAATCCGAGTCAATATGGAGGACCTCCGGGAACAGACGCACACCCGTCACTATGAGCTGTACCGGCGTTGTAAACTGGAGGAGATGGGATTCAAGGATACAGATCCTGATAACAAACCCTTCAG CTTGCAGGAAACATACGAGGCAAAGAGGAATGAATTTCTCGGAGAGCTCCAGAAAAAAGAGGAAGAGATGAGACAGATGTTTGTCATGAGAGTGAAGGAGAAGGAGTCGGAACTAAAGGAAGCGGAGAAGGAG CTGCACGATAAATTTGATCGTTTAAAGAAACTTCATCAGGAcgaaaagaagaaattagaagATAAGAAAAAGAGCCTGGATGATGAGATTAATGCCTTTAAGCAAAGGAAGACTGCAGCTGAATTACTTCAATCACAGGCCCAGCAGTCAGGAAGCCAGCAGACTCTGAAACGAGAGAAGGAGCGGAAAAA TTAA
- the LOC144493027 gene encoding septin-6 isoform X8 translates to MDTLFNTRFEGDPAAHNQPGVHIKSNNYELQESNVRLKLSIVNSVGFGDQINKEESYKSIVEFIDAQFEAYLQEELKIKRTLHNYHDSRIHVCLYFIAPTGHSLKSLDLVTMKKLDSKVNIIPIIAKADSISKNELQKFKIKIMSELVSNGVQIYQFPTDDETVAEINGTMNAHLPFAVVGSTEEIKIGNKMMKARQYPWGTVQVENENHCDFVKLREMLIRVNMEDLREQTHTRHYELYRRCKLEEMGFKDTDPDNKPFSLQETYEAKRNEFLGELQKKEEEMRQMFVMRVKEKESELKEAEKELHDKFDRLKKLHQDEKKKLEDKKKSLDDEINAFKQRKTAAELLQSQAQQSGSQQTLKREKERKNFF, encoded by the exons ATGGACACCCTGTTCAACACCAGGTTCGAAGGTGATCCAGCAGCTCACAATCAGCCAGGAGTCCACATAAAGTCCAACAACTATGAACTACAGGAAAGTAATGTCCGCCTGAAGCTGTCCATCGTAAACAGTGTGGGATTTGGGGACCAGATTAACAAGGAAGAAAG CTACAAGTCTATCGTCGAGTTTATCGATGCTCAGTTTGAAGCCTACCTGCAGGAAGAGCTGAAGATCAAACGCACGCTGCACAACTACCATGACAGTCGGATCCACGTCTGCCTGTACTTCATCGCTCCCACCGGCCATTCTTTAAAGTCTCTTGATTTGGTGACCATGAAAAAATTGGACAGTAAG GTCAATATAATCCCAATCATTGCCAAAGCAGATTCCATCTCCAAGAATGAGCTCCAGAAATTCAAGATCAAGATAATGAGTGAATTGGTGAGCAATGGAGTGCAGATTTACCAGTTCCCAACAGACGATGAGACAGTAGCAGAGATAAATGGAACAATGAAT GCACACTTGCCGTTTGCTGTAGTTGGGAGCACAGAGGAAATCAAGATTGGGAACAAGATGATGAAGGCACGTCAGTACCCCTGGGGCACTGTGCAGG TGGAAAATGAAAACCACTGTGACTTTGTGAAGCTAAGGGAGATGCTAATCCGAGTCAATATGGAGGACCTCCGGGAACAGACGCACACCCGTCACTATGAGCTGTACCGGCGTTGTAAACTGGAGGAGATGGGATTCAAGGATACAGATCCTGATAACAAACCCTTCAG CTTGCAGGAAACATACGAGGCAAAGAGGAATGAATTTCTCGGAGAGCTCCAGAAAAAAGAGGAAGAGATGAGACAGATGTTTGTCATGAGAGTGAAGGAGAAGGAGTCGGAACTAAAGGAAGCGGAGAAGGAG CTGCACGATAAATTTGATCGTTTAAAGAAACTTCATCAGGAcgaaaagaagaaattagaagATAAGAAAAAGAGCCTGGATGATGAGATTAATGCCTTTAAGCAAAGGAAGACTGCAGCTGAATTACTTCAATCACAGGCCCAGCAGTCAGGAAGCCAGCAGACTCTGAAACGAGAGAAGGAGCGGAAAAA
- the LOC144493027 gene encoding septin-6 isoform X6 — protein sequence MDTLFNTRFEGDPAAHNQPGVHIKSNNYELQESNVRLKLSIVNSVGFGDQINKEESYKSIVEFIDAQFEAYLQEELKIKRTLHNYHDSRIHVCLYFIAPTGHSLKSLDLVTMKKLDSKVNIIPIIAKADSISKNELQKFKIKIMSELVSNGVQIYQFPTDDETVAEINGTMNAHLPFAVVGSTEEIKIGNKMMKARQYPWGTVQVENENHCDFVKLREMLIRVNMEDLREQTHTRHYELYRRCKLEEMGFKDTDPDNKPFSLQETYEAKRNEFLGELQKKEEEMRQMFVMRVKEKESELKEAEKELHDKFDRLKKLHQDEKKKLEDKKKSLDDEINAFKQRKTAAELLQSQAQQSGSQQTLKREKERKNNPWLCTE from the exons ATGGACACCCTGTTCAACACCAGGTTCGAAGGTGATCCAGCAGCTCACAATCAGCCAGGAGTCCACATAAAGTCCAACAACTATGAACTACAGGAAAGTAATGTCCGCCTGAAGCTGTCCATCGTAAACAGTGTGGGATTTGGGGACCAGATTAACAAGGAAGAAAG CTACAAGTCTATCGTCGAGTTTATCGATGCTCAGTTTGAAGCCTACCTGCAGGAAGAGCTGAAGATCAAACGCACGCTGCACAACTACCATGACAGTCGGATCCACGTCTGCCTGTACTTCATCGCTCCCACCGGCCATTCTTTAAAGTCTCTTGATTTGGTGACCATGAAAAAATTGGACAGTAAG GTCAATATAATCCCAATCATTGCCAAAGCAGATTCCATCTCCAAGAATGAGCTCCAGAAATTCAAGATCAAGATAATGAGTGAATTGGTGAGCAATGGAGTGCAGATTTACCAGTTCCCAACAGACGATGAGACAGTAGCAGAGATAAATGGAACAATGAAT GCACACTTGCCGTTTGCTGTAGTTGGGAGCACAGAGGAAATCAAGATTGGGAACAAGATGATGAAGGCACGTCAGTACCCCTGGGGCACTGTGCAGG TGGAAAATGAAAACCACTGTGACTTTGTGAAGCTAAGGGAGATGCTAATCCGAGTCAATATGGAGGACCTCCGGGAACAGACGCACACCCGTCACTATGAGCTGTACCGGCGTTGTAAACTGGAGGAGATGGGATTCAAGGATACAGATCCTGATAACAAACCCTTCAG CTTGCAGGAAACATACGAGGCAAAGAGGAATGAATTTCTCGGAGAGCTCCAGAAAAAAGAGGAAGAGATGAGACAGATGTTTGTCATGAGAGTGAAGGAGAAGGAGTCGGAACTAAAGGAAGCGGAGAAGGAG CTGCACGATAAATTTGATCGTTTAAAGAAACTTCATCAGGAcgaaaagaagaaattagaagATAAGAAAAAGAGCCTGGATGATGAGATTAATGCCTTTAAGCAAAGGAAGACTGCAGCTGAATTACTTCAATCACAGGCCCAGCAGTCAGGAAGCCAGCAGACTCTGAAACGAGAGAAGGAGCGGAAAAA
- the LOC144493027 gene encoding septin-6 isoform X7: MDTLFNTRFEGDPAAHNQPGVHIKSNNYELQESNVRLKLSIVNSVGFGDQINKEESYKSIVEFIDAQFEAYLQEELKIKRTLHNYHDSRIHVCLYFIAPTGHSLKSLDLVTMKKLDSKVNIIPIIAKADSISKNELQKFKIKIMSELVSNGVQIYQFPTDDETVAEINGTMNAHLPFAVVGSTEEIKIGNKMMKARQYPWGTVQVENENHCDFVKLREMLIRVNMEDLREQTHTRHYELYRRCKLEEMGFKDTDPDNKPFSLQETYEAKRNEFLGELQKKEEEMRQMFVMRVKEKESELKEAEKELHDKFDRLKKLHQDEKKKLEDKKKSLDDEINAFKQRKTAAELLQSQAQQSGSQQTLKREKERKNSGFL, translated from the exons ATGGACACCCTGTTCAACACCAGGTTCGAAGGTGATCCAGCAGCTCACAATCAGCCAGGAGTCCACATAAAGTCCAACAACTATGAACTACAGGAAAGTAATGTCCGCCTGAAGCTGTCCATCGTAAACAGTGTGGGATTTGGGGACCAGATTAACAAGGAAGAAAG CTACAAGTCTATCGTCGAGTTTATCGATGCTCAGTTTGAAGCCTACCTGCAGGAAGAGCTGAAGATCAAACGCACGCTGCACAACTACCATGACAGTCGGATCCACGTCTGCCTGTACTTCATCGCTCCCACCGGCCATTCTTTAAAGTCTCTTGATTTGGTGACCATGAAAAAATTGGACAGTAAG GTCAATATAATCCCAATCATTGCCAAAGCAGATTCCATCTCCAAGAATGAGCTCCAGAAATTCAAGATCAAGATAATGAGTGAATTGGTGAGCAATGGAGTGCAGATTTACCAGTTCCCAACAGACGATGAGACAGTAGCAGAGATAAATGGAACAATGAAT GCACACTTGCCGTTTGCTGTAGTTGGGAGCACAGAGGAAATCAAGATTGGGAACAAGATGATGAAGGCACGTCAGTACCCCTGGGGCACTGTGCAGG TGGAAAATGAAAACCACTGTGACTTTGTGAAGCTAAGGGAGATGCTAATCCGAGTCAATATGGAGGACCTCCGGGAACAGACGCACACCCGTCACTATGAGCTGTACCGGCGTTGTAAACTGGAGGAGATGGGATTCAAGGATACAGATCCTGATAACAAACCCTTCAG CTTGCAGGAAACATACGAGGCAAAGAGGAATGAATTTCTCGGAGAGCTCCAGAAAAAAGAGGAAGAGATGAGACAGATGTTTGTCATGAGAGTGAAGGAGAAGGAGTCGGAACTAAAGGAAGCGGAGAAGGAG CTGCACGATAAATTTGATCGTTTAAAGAAACTTCATCAGGAcgaaaagaagaaattagaagATAAGAAAAAGAGCCTGGATGATGAGATTAATGCCTTTAAGCAAAGGAAGACTGCAGCTGAATTACTTCAATCACAGGCCCAGCAGTCAGGAAGCCAGCAGACTCTGAAACGAGAGAAGGAGCGGAAAAA ttcaggCTTCCTGTAG
- the LOC144493027 gene encoding septin-6 isoform X5 produces MPDQLVNKSVCQGFCFNILCVGETGLGKSTLMDTLFNTRFEGDPAAHNQPGVHIKSNNYELQESNVRLKLSIVNSVGFGDQINKEESYKSIVEFIDAQFEAYLQEELKIKRTLHNYHDSRIHVCLYFIAPTGHSLKSLDLVTMKKLDSKVNIIPIIAKADSISKNELQKFKIKIMSELVSNGVQIYQFPTDDETVAEINGTMNAHLPFAVVGSTEEIKIGNKMMKARQYPWGTVQVENENHCDFVKLREMLIRVNMEDLREQTHTRHYELYRRCKLEEMGFKDTDPDNKPFSLQETYEAKRNEFLGELQKKEEEMRQMFVMRVKEKESELKEAEKELHDKFDRLKKLHQDEKKKLEDKKKSLDDEINAFKQRKTAAELLQSQAQQSGSQQTLKREKERKNNPWLCTE; encoded by the exons GTGAAACTGGTCTTGGAAAGTCCACCTTAATGGACACCCTGTTCAACACCAGGTTCGAAGGTGATCCAGCAGCTCACAATCAGCCAGGAGTCCACATAAAGTCCAACAACTATGAACTACAGGAAAGTAATGTCCGCCTGAAGCTGTCCATCGTAAACAGTGTGGGATTTGGGGACCAGATTAACAAGGAAGAAAG CTACAAGTCTATCGTCGAGTTTATCGATGCTCAGTTTGAAGCCTACCTGCAGGAAGAGCTGAAGATCAAACGCACGCTGCACAACTACCATGACAGTCGGATCCACGTCTGCCTGTACTTCATCGCTCCCACCGGCCATTCTTTAAAGTCTCTTGATTTGGTGACCATGAAAAAATTGGACAGTAAG GTCAATATAATCCCAATCATTGCCAAAGCAGATTCCATCTCCAAGAATGAGCTCCAGAAATTCAAGATCAAGATAATGAGTGAATTGGTGAGCAATGGAGTGCAGATTTACCAGTTCCCAACAGACGATGAGACAGTAGCAGAGATAAATGGAACAATGAAT GCACACTTGCCGTTTGCTGTAGTTGGGAGCACAGAGGAAATCAAGATTGGGAACAAGATGATGAAGGCACGTCAGTACCCCTGGGGCACTGTGCAGG TGGAAAATGAAAACCACTGTGACTTTGTGAAGCTAAGGGAGATGCTAATCCGAGTCAATATGGAGGACCTCCGGGAACAGACGCACACCCGTCACTATGAGCTGTACCGGCGTTGTAAACTGGAGGAGATGGGATTCAAGGATACAGATCCTGATAACAAACCCTTCAG CTTGCAGGAAACATACGAGGCAAAGAGGAATGAATTTCTCGGAGAGCTCCAGAAAAAAGAGGAAGAGATGAGACAGATGTTTGTCATGAGAGTGAAGGAGAAGGAGTCGGAACTAAAGGAAGCGGAGAAGGAG CTGCACGATAAATTTGATCGTTTAAAGAAACTTCATCAGGAcgaaaagaagaaattagaagATAAGAAAAAGAGCCTGGATGATGAGATTAATGCCTTTAAGCAAAGGAAGACTGCAGCTGAATTACTTCAATCACAGGCCCAGCAGTCAGGAAGCCAGCAGACTCTGAAACGAGAGAAGGAGCGGAAAAA